In Carassius carassius chromosome 38, fCarCar2.1, whole genome shotgun sequence, the genomic stretch TCCTGAGAAACCAGATCAGACATGAGGAAAAGCCACAGCGTGAGAAAGTGTTTAATCCAGCCGGGTGACGATCAGCTGACGCCTCGGCAGATTCTTCAGGACTGTTCACAGCAGCTTACTACCAATACTAGTGCAGTATGCAGAACATAGGCATGAAGCACACATCAGCAATATTATATGCTCTTATTTATTAATTCTGCATGCATGTATAATGTAGgcttaaatattttaagtttcaCATTTATAAATTCTGCACTAATAATGCATGACATTATATGAATGCAAAACTCTCAAAAACTAAACATGATTTTATACATGAACATTTCTAGAATAATAATACGATAAAATCTATTAATATCTGAAAACCTGCAATACGTGTATAGATTTCTTCACATTCAGAAGTTTGACATTTATAGAATTGTAATgcaattaaaaatagattttataataatctaaatatgtaaaaagtaaacattttatgcatgtaaaaactttaatatacataacctatacattttatattaaagtttcacattcataaaaaaaaaaaaatcctaacttAATATTAATACACTTAAAACATGTAATGTATAAATAAACTAATTTTATTAGCATATAACTTGTAATCGTTTTATGAATGTGAaaccatttttttaatgcaattaagtGTAAATTGGTTTaaatttaattatgcattgaacacaaaaaaaaattcaaattttaaaGTTAAGCTTTAAGaagccctgcacattttgtatattAGTCAAGTCTAACGTTTATAAAAGTGACACATAAAATTTTTTACACCGCTTTATGAAAATAAAGCTGGTTTGGAGAGAAATAAAGTGACTTAAGACATTCAgataacaatgcagatgaatgtTGATGACAGACCTGATGATGGTCACGAACTGACTCATGGTGAGCTCCTGAGGCACGAGGAACTTGGTCTTATCCAGCAGAGGTAAGAACTTCTCCTTCTGATATCTCTCGATGATCACCTGAAACATACACTCATTAACCCACACAGCCGTTGAGAGAGGAACCGGGCTCAGAACCGGGGGAATCTTACCGGGATTTTAGTCGGAAACTTAGTTCGGATCCCTGCCACCTCTTGTTTCCTCGTTGCTGATACGTAaccaatattacaaaataaagaaatgaataaaaaaagcaaagacaGGTTTTGCATTTCACAGCATGTTCACAGAGCGCCTCGCGTGCGATATAAAGACACATACCTAAACTCTTCCTCTGTTTGAACGGTTTGGGATGTTGAGTTTTCTCCAGTGGAGGCATGTTGTGTCGCACCTCTGACCCGCGCGCACTAATTAACCGTGAAGCGCACTAACACTAATTAAATACCGCGCCGGCGGTGACGTCACGCGCCTTACGCTGCCCACGTCACCATTCAACAATAATGAAATCAACAGCTTAAAATCAAAGAGCTGATGTTTCCATTTGTAACCTTATTGTATTGTTTACTATAAAGGTATTTTTGTTGCAAAGCAACTGTAGTTGTAGAGAATAGCCACATGTGTAGCAGTAAGTTTGAAGTCAGGCAAAAGTTGCAAATTCATTTTCAAAGAAAGTTGCTAAGGAAAGGTTGATTTGTTGCTGAAAGTTGCTAAATAGCATTTTGATGTCATTTCGCGATGACGTCATTGCGTAATCACGACGCAAAATTGTCACGTCATCAAatctcagcaaaaaaaaaattaatatgttaatttagattttttttgtaaaataacatgcataatataatatagaaatataggtaactgtgtttttaaatacatttaattattgaatacacattttttaatgattacaataaaaaatatatatatatatagttttaccaGCATCTTTTCCTTTTTCCTTCAATAATCACAGGTACAAGCTACTAACAAAGAGTTTtataaattaacaataattaaattattattattcaattcagCAATTGCAAATAGCAGCTTACTCAATTAATGTGATTTGTGTATGGCTAGGCATCTTtggttaaatttttttctgtaatttgaaTAGAAAATTGTGCCTTTTTAATTGTGCCTGAGTCAATTATCAAAAGttgctataaaataaaaaatagttattttttattaaactggagCGGGCCGAGCTGCAGGTAGCGCGCATTTTCCGACCGTTAATAGTTAAATTAGttgctaaattttttttaaaaaatgtaatgtaattggtAAAAATGTTGCTTGGTGCTTTTGGAAGAAAAAGGTGCTAGGTTAGTATCAAAAGTTGCGTATCAAAAGTTAGTATCAAAAATTTAGCATCAAAATTGATAAGATGGCAACACTGGATTTGTGCATGTGGAAACGCCGGGCACAGTTCAGAGatcagagaggaaaaaaaacatttttgtacatttgtttATAGTTTCAatattaaatgagtttagtttttatttatatggcagatggagtattctgacgatgtctttcatacttctcTGGACCTTggcactgttatttatttggcagtctatgggacagtctcaagcctcccagtttttatccaaaatatcttacattttgttccgaagatgaactaagcttttacgggttagaggtttaatttttcattttaaacatctctttaacctggcatacacataacatactaatatgcttttattatccaaatccgttaaaggatttttaggctgcattaattaggtaaaacggaaccgggaacacttcccataacacccgatgtacttgctacatcattagaagaatggcatctacgctaatattagtctgtttctctcttattccgaggtcaccgtagccaccagatccagtctgtgtccagatcagagggtcacctcagaacaacttgatgatgtaacagaaactatggactctctctcttctagcactttaaataaggttgctcctttacgcttaaggaaggttaaggaaaacagtttgacaccatggtataatgagcatactcgcaccctaaagagagcagcccaaaaaatggagcgcagctggagggaAACCAAACTAGAggcatttcgtattgcttggtgggaaagtaacatatcctacagaaaaacattaaaaactgctagatccgattacttttcttctcttttagaagaaaacaaacataaccaacaaccagtgttggggagtaactagttacatgtaacggcgttacgtaatttaattacaaaattattgtaactgtaattagttacagttactacgaaaaactgagtaattaaattacagttacttatgaattttttaacgattacaaagggaattacattttaatgtttacacgcatccacatacagatttaactgatttatttcccaaattgcactgactattctgagacatatcgccctaataatttccgggatgcggaaatacagtctggttcgtagaatccagtcataaaaacggatggaatatgccacattttggatgactaaatcaaaagtaggtcagtacacttgaatcaaaacatgacatggactagtgtctgtgaatattaagccccaaaaatgcaatatatgacttgcacattctgcgtgtctgtggaaatcaggcgcggactggacaccgggagaaccgggacaattcccggtgacctggcagccgattttgccccactatttaatatcattattgtataattgcctgccgaatgtactaaagcgatcatttgcgaatccgccatttgataattaaatctctaataaatcatgaattgttagtcatgactcgcgcgctctccgcgcctccgccaaatggtttggatcagactccgagtaatcaatgcgagagagagagactatggaagagcacagctggagcagagaagcagaactcctgttcagggtttcaggtcagtttcatctgtaaagatgcttttttgtctttgtttttttatttatttaatcaagcagcagcacgttgctcatcagtcatcactcaaaatactatataaaggacatcattattatctgttgtaatgttacagtagtaatataGTGTAAGAAATTCAGAttgtttttataggtttagggggagctacgacagacaacaacaaaattaacattttaatatttaactataaatccagagaaaatggttactattgtttaactgtgataaccaaaaatgtaaaattattttacaaatgtatttatttaaaaataaatacaaatccatttgcaaaaaaaaaaaaaattaaacaaggttattttacttttatataggctaataaaagcatggttgatttttgtaagggaaaaatatgactcgtgtacagtattaggatttttctataaagatattgtagtattggagagtattgtattgtaaagtatagttttgttcaatcttgagtattaaagtcaagagagagatgcataacaggtcaaaataaagaaactgaagagaaaaatggaagtgaaggtgcagttcaggagagaacttttaattattttgcatgtccccaaattaaagatttaaaatagataaaaaatagttttgtccatgaatttgtttgtatgagtttgaattttccagtctgattttttttcccagtccgcccctcctgtaaattaatggcaaagacatgatttcatttactacacataggcctactgaagctcgcagtgttttcaacctctgctgcctcaatataggagtacacgagcacataaacacaatttctagaactgctctgtgtcacttcatgtgcattttacttattttgagaaaactatcatcatatacaaagagacagcagttaaaaaaaaaccaccaatgtttaggagtttattacacagaatacgtcacatgcttattagataaatgtatttaagttgtaatatgcttttatttattattctttaattttcacaaatttagaaaagtaatcaaaaagtactcaaaagtaattagttacattactttaataaagtaattgaaaaagttacactactattacattttaaacagggtaacttgtaatctgtaacctattacatttccaaagtaaccttcccaacactgccaacaacatgtatgttagaccctataccatctaagctcctaaaagaggtgcttccagaagtcatagatcctcttctgactattattaattcctcattgtcattaggatatgtccccaaaaccttcaaactggctgttattaagcctctcatcaaaaaaccacaacttgaccccaaagaactagttaattatagaccaatctcgaacctcccttttctgtccaagatactagaaaaggtggtatcctcacaattatattccttcttagagaaaaatggtatatgtgaggatttccagtcaggatttagaccgtatcatagtactgagactgctcttcttagagttacaaatgatctgctcttatcatctgatcgtgggtgtatctctctattagttttattggatcttagtgctgcgtttgacacaattgaccacaacattcttttgcatagacttgaacactttgttggcatcagtggaagtgcattagcatggtttaaatcgtacttatatgaccgccatcagttcgtagcagtgaatgaagatgtatcctatcgatcacaagtgcagtatggagtacctcaaggctcagtactagggccgctactcttcacgctttatatgttacccttgggagatatcatcaggaaacatagtgttagctttcactgttatgctgatgatactcagctcgatatttcttcgcagcccggtgaaacacaccaatttgaaaaactaatggattgcatagtcgatataaaaaactggatgacgagtaatttcttactgctaaattctgaaaaaacagaggtgttaattataggacctaaaaactctgcttgtaataacctagaacactgtctaagacttgatggttgctctgtcaattcttcgtcatcagttaggaacctaggtgtgctatttgatcgcaatctttccttagaaagccacgtttctagcatttgtaaaactgcatttttccatctcaaaaatatatctaaattacggcctatgctctcaatgtcaaatgcagaaatgttaatccatgcatttatgacctcaaggttagattattgtaatgctttattgggtggttgttctgcacgcttagtaaacaaactacagctagtccaaaatgcagcagcaagagttcttactagaaccaggaagtatgaccatattagcccggtcctgtcaacactgcactgcctccctatcaaacatcgtatagattttaacatattgcttattacttataaagccctgaatggtttagcacctcagtatttgaatgagctccttttacattataatcctctacgtcagatcagagggtcactgcagtcaccccgatccagtacgtatccagaccagatggtggatcggcacctagaaaggacctctacatccctgaaagacagcggagaccaggacaactagagccccagatacaga encodes the following:
- the map1lc3c gene encoding microtubule-associated proteins 1A/1B light chain 3C isoform X1 → MPPLEKTQHPKPFKQRKSLGYVSATRKQEVAGIRTKFPTKIPVIIERYQKEKFLPLLDKTKFLVPQELTMSQFVTIIRNRMTLMPSQAFYLLINNSGIASMSLTMAQLYKDHKDEDGFLYMTYASQEMFGHCYNDDNNR
- the map1lc3c gene encoding microtubule-associated proteins 1A/1B light chain 3C isoform X2; translation: MPPLEKTQHPKPFKQRKSLATRKQEVAGIRTKFPTKIPVIIERYQKEKFLPLLDKTKFLVPQELTMSQFVTIIRNRMTLMPSQAFYLLINNSGIASMSLTMAQLYKDHKDEDGFLYMTYASQEMFGHCYNDDNNR